From Montipora foliosa isolate CH-2021 chromosome 6, ASM3666993v2, whole genome shotgun sequence, a single genomic window includes:
- the LOC138005445 gene encoding secretion-regulating guanine nucleotide exchange factor-like, with the protein MGSIPGLRAVTTQSVQILRMIGRDGMLDDIITLVMSFLLLYQYIKIAFYGLLCLADQMLASMFGAQTLLGSWALEKIGGYITRPTLYQKFANQQPVSIAAGLRHSAVALDDGSVWSWGANKKGQLGLGKPGNNQATPKQVVFQGSHGNIIQVTAGCHHTAALSAVGEVFCWGSNQHGQCGQPPDSMKTELDSSTFDVPHLIKGLISGLYVIRLESGWSHLLAVTDDMKVFAWGRADYGQLGLGDDVVKTRLCSDPTEVTLVKGAKQIVCGAEHNMALMGDGSVLTWGWNEHGICGTGNEVNVHTPGVVSRLEDSSVHLIGCGGAHSFAVINR; encoded by the exons ATGGGTTCTATTCCTGGACTCAGGGCTGTCACCACCCAAAGTGTTCAAATATTGAGAATGATAGGTAGGGATGGGATGCTAGATGACATCATAACGCTTGTGATGTCATTTCTG cTGCTTTACCAGTACATCAAAATAGCCTTTTATGGTCTTTTATGCTTAGCTGATCAG atgttGGCTTCTATGTTTGGGGCTCAAACTCTTTTGGGCAGTTGGGCATTGGAAAAAATTGGTGGTTATATTACAAGACCAACTTTATATCAG AAATTTGCAAATCAACAACCTGTTAGTATTGCTGCAGGACTGAGACATTCTGCAGTGGCTTTAG ATGATGGGTCAGTGTGGAGTTGGGGAGCCAATAAGAAAGGACAGCTGGGGCTAGGAAAACCAGGAAACAATCAAGCTACCCCAAAACAAG TGGTATTTCAAGGTTCCCATGGAAACATTATACAAGTAACTGCAGGGTGTCATCACACTGCTGCTTTGAGTGCTGTGGGAGAGGTATTTTGCTGGGGCTCAAATCAACACGGACAGTGTGGACAGCCTCCAGACAGCATGAAAACTGAGCTGGATTCATCAACCTTTGATGTGCCGCACCTGATCAAAGGGTTGATATCTGGTTTATATGTCATTAGGCTGGAGTCAGGCTGGAGTCACCTCCTGGCTGTGACAG ACGATATGAAGGTCTTTGCTTGGGGCCGTGCCGATTATGGTCAGTTGGGTTTGGGTGATGATGTTGTTAAAACAAGACTTTGCAGCGATCCAACAGAGGTCACTCTTGTCAAAGGTGCTAAACAG ATTGTATGTGGTGCTGAGCACAACATGGCCTTGATGG GTGATGGCTCCGTTTTGACGTGGGGCTGGAATGAACATGGAATATGTGGGACTGGAAATGAGGTCAATGTTCACACACCCGGCGTGGTGTCTCGGCTAGAAGATTCCAGTGTGCATTTGATTGGTTGTGGAGGCGCACACAGCTTTGCAGTTATCAACAGATGA
- the LOC138007173 gene encoding uncharacterized protein, which produces MDAILAEGKTRKQQSNEQALRRLKYLHTSLFPTHKEKTFHGGKKVKETLWTQGLPRTECEEVFTTCTPRGNPEKRYFMSLQPKTVRKHNNERDSGQIPKYNYKQKRICMGRAPLQAYTYYSRISVSNSEERFDLKPCYESRSPLEQMRSSAKSAPEVIRSMNTHKCNRCFVNDFGYAHRKQATKNYYTNIRINRVTFSARPRGSSGKSLGRESRKEIPKGRVLNGWCARLQKEPSNIYHSDLKWHANDATDVTASLQTLKLETRKDNLQRRYGDQKTPHPTPTPVRQIDVTLPQGMVLKYHLSEDE; this is translated from the coding sequence ATGGATGCCATTCTTGCTGAAGGGAAAACACGCAAACAGCAGTCGAATGAGCAAGCCTTGAGAAGGCTTAAATATTTACACACCTCATTGTTCCCCACACACAAGGAAAAAACGTTTCACGGTGGGAAAAAAGTCAAGGAAACCCTATGGACGCAAGGCCTTCCACGAACGGAATGCGAAGAAGTGTTTACCACGTGTACTCCACGAGGGAATCCAGAAAAACGGTACTTTATGTCGCTGCAACCCAAGACAGTGCGTAAACATAATAACGAAAGGGATAGCGGTCAAATTCCGAAATATAATTATAAACAAAAGAGGATTTGTATGGGACGCGCTCCGCTACAAGCATATACTTATTACAGCCGTATTTCAGTTTCCAATTCAGAGGAACGGTTTGATTTGAAACCGTGCTATGAAAGTAGAAGCCCTTTAGAACAAATGCGGAGTTCGGCTAAGTCAGCGCCCGAAGTGATACGCTCCATGAACACTCACAAATGCAATCGGTGTTTTGTGAATGACTTTGGATACGCACACAGGAAACAAGCTACTAAGAACTACTACACGAATATCAGGATTAATCGTGTTACTTTTTCCGCGCGACCCAGAGGTTCTAGTGGCAAGTCATTAGGCAGGGAGAGTAGAAAAGAAATTCCTAAAGGTCGCGTGTTAAATGGATGGTGTGCACGGCTACAGAAGGAGCCAAGTAATATCTATCATAGCGATCTAAAGTGGCATGCTAACGACGCAACGGATGTCACAGCGAGTttacaaactttaaaacttGAAACGAGGAAGGACAACCTGCAACGAAGATATGGCGATCAAAAAACTCCCCACCCCACTCCTACACCGGTCCGACAAATTGACGTCACATTGCCTCAGGGAATGGTGTTGAAATATCATTTGTCGGAGGACGAATGA
- the LOC138009009 gene encoding uncharacterized protein, with amino-acid sequence MPLALTGSPEADRESRTYKDVQELLLLHRHYEKKAMHLFRKGLSVEESSDVIRRSHAQLSSKNSSLDKSSTDTREKRKDSTTHLYFNDRNYLTQLLLKDTGQSVDFVDRSVAPKRTDTHSRTQLRLPKLDSIPPENKEIFYTTLPKMPPLPKLKEKNVAPIKLHGKKKRNHQASCNESRPFSGSAEKCLSIRQLPRDHFMLRDYGGSTSSSMLKVPKISRSSRPSEIELTSEGSADADKGCVWIVPVVNIDVPPFRLENWKEIENEAGFLTKGNKHSIEKQRIQVGLHRSERKENEDSEPKYKRNVHFSEFLHEIHLYSPNSTSQSARSNDGI; translated from the coding sequence ATGCCTCTAGCACTAACAGGATCTCCTGAAGCAgacagagaaagcagaacttacaAGGACGTACAAGAACTGTTGCTGCTTCACAGGCACTATGAAAAGAAGGCTATGCATTTATTTAGAAAAGGATTATCGGTCGAGGAAAGTTCAGACGTGATACGTCGATCTCACGCTCAGCTGTCTTCAAAAAATTCTTCGTTGGACAAAAGTTCCACTGACACGCGTGAAAAGCGTAAGGACTCGACAACACACCTATACTTCAATGACAGAAATTATTTGACGCAGTTACTTTTGAAGGACACCGGTCAAAGTGTGGATTTTGTTGATCGTTCTGTGGCTCCGAAGAGGACCGACACTCATTCTCGCACGCAACTCCGGTTGCCGAAATTGGATAGTATACCTCcggaaaataaggaaatattCTACACAACACTTCCCAAAATGCCTCCTCTACCGAAATTAAAGGAGAAAAACGTTGCGCCGATAAAACTGCATGGGAAAAAGAAACGAAATCACCAAGCTTCTTGCAATGAATCCAGACCGTTTTCCGGCTCTGCCGAGAAGTGCTTGAGTATTAGACAGTTGCCTAGAGACCATTTCATGCTACGCGACTATGGGGGTTCAACCTCTTCCTCGATGTTGAAAGTTCCGAAAATTTCCCGTTCCTCAAGACCGTCAGAAATAGAGCTAACTTCAGAGGGCTCAGCCGACGCTGACAAAGGTTGTGTTTGGATAGTTCCTGTAGTCAATATTGATGTTCCACCTTTTCGCTTAGAAAATTGGAAGGAAATTGAAAACGAAGCCGGCTTTCTGACCAAGGGAAATAAACACTCCATAGAAAAACAACGGATTCAAGTTGGTCTCCATCGatcagaaagaaaagaaaatgaagattCAGAACCAAAGTATAAAAGAAATGTGCATTTTAGCGAATTTCTACAcgaaattcatctttattctCCTAATTCTACTTCACAAAGTGCGAGGTCTAATGACGGTATTTAA